One stretch of Cellulomonas wangsupingiae DNA includes these proteins:
- the aroD gene encoding type I 3-dehydroquinate dehydratase, which translates to MTTSDGVVRLRGTRLGAGSPRVCVPVVATTPDAAAAAARALPPGVADVVELRLDHVTGSAGDPGLVRAAVAAVRAALPADVPLLATFRSAREGGAQPADDAACARVVRTVVAGSPGADGADAVDVELAAPDVADLVAHAQAAGLAVVVSHHDFAATPPADEIVAVLRRQRDAGADVCKIAVMPHDADDVLALLSATRRFARDADRPVVTVAMGALGLVTRLAGGVFGSAMTFGSVGAVSAPGQLDAARLRDVLDLLHDAG; encoded by the coding sequence ATGACGACGAGCGACGGTGTGGTCCGGCTGCGCGGGACGCGCCTGGGTGCGGGCTCCCCGCGGGTCTGCGTCCCCGTCGTGGCCACCACGCCCGACGCGGCGGCCGCGGCTGCCCGGGCGCTCCCGCCGGGCGTGGCCGACGTCGTCGAGCTGCGGCTCGACCACGTCACGGGGTCGGCCGGCGACCCCGGCCTCGTGCGGGCCGCCGTCGCGGCCGTGCGCGCGGCGCTGCCCGCCGACGTGCCGCTGCTCGCGACGTTCCGGTCGGCACGTGAGGGCGGCGCCCAGCCCGCCGACGACGCGGCCTGTGCGCGCGTCGTGCGGACGGTCGTCGCGGGCTCGCCCGGGGCCGACGGCGCCGACGCCGTGGACGTCGAGCTCGCGGCCCCGGACGTCGCGGACCTCGTCGCGCACGCGCAGGCCGCAGGGCTCGCGGTGGTGGTGTCGCACCACGACTTCGCGGCCACGCCGCCCGCCGACGAGATCGTCGCGGTGCTGCGCCGGCAGCGCGACGCCGGTGCGGACGTCTGCAAGATCGCGGTCATGCCGCACGACGCCGACGACGTGCTGGCGCTGCTGTCCGCCACCCGCCGGTTCGCGCGCGACGCCGACCGGCCGGTCGTGACGGTCGCGATGGGCGCGCTGGGGCTGGTCACGCGTCTCGCCGGCGGGGTGTTCGGCTCGGCGATGACGTTCGGCAGCGTGGGTGCCGTCAGCGCACCGGGGCAGCTGGACGCCGCGCGGCTGCGCGACGTGCTGGACCTGCTGCACGACGCGGGCTGA
- a CDS encoding LLM class flavin-dependent oxidoreductase: MRYGFVGSFGTVHQVVDLAVAAEDHGWDGFFTWDGVDLEGMDAWDPWAVLAAAAVRTSRVALGALVFALPRRRPWVFAKQAVTVDHLSGGRVVLPVGLGVPMDGAVAAVSGEAATLRERAERLDDALTVLDRSFSGERLELRGAHVTVEGLTLRPTPVARPDGRTRIPLWVVGSFPSERSMGRAARFDGVVPQLRGERAMDQLSPQDVAEVVAWVREHRPADAGPFDVVLHGALPADRGAAREHVVALEEAGATWFVDALWDPATATPEALLERVRQGPPAP, encoded by the coding sequence ATGAGGTACGGGTTCGTCGGCAGCTTCGGGACGGTGCACCAGGTGGTCGACCTGGCGGTGGCCGCCGAGGACCACGGCTGGGACGGGTTCTTCACGTGGGACGGCGTGGACCTCGAGGGGATGGACGCGTGGGACCCGTGGGCGGTCCTCGCGGCCGCGGCCGTGCGGACCTCGCGCGTGGCGCTCGGTGCGCTCGTCTTCGCGCTGCCGCGCCGGCGCCCGTGGGTGTTCGCCAAGCAGGCGGTCACCGTCGACCACCTGTCGGGCGGGCGGGTGGTGCTCCCCGTCGGGCTGGGCGTGCCCATGGACGGTGCCGTCGCCGCCGTCAGCGGGGAGGCGGCGACCCTCCGGGAGCGCGCCGAGCGCCTCGACGACGCGCTGACGGTGCTCGACAGGTCCTTCTCCGGGGAGCGTCTCGAGCTCCGGGGCGCGCACGTGACGGTCGAGGGGCTCACGCTGCGTCCCACGCCGGTGGCGCGCCCGGACGGGCGCACCCGCATCCCGCTGTGGGTCGTCGGCAGCTTCCCCTCGGAGCGGTCCATGGGCCGCGCGGCACGGTTCGACGGCGTGGTGCCGCAGCTGCGGGGCGAGCGCGCCATGGACCAGCTCTCCCCGCAGGACGTGGCCGAGGTCGTGGCGTGGGTGCGCGAGCACCGCCCCGCCGACGCCGGACCGTTCGACGTCGTCCTGCACGGCGCGCTGCCCGCGGACCGCGGGGCCGCGCGCGAGCACGTCGTCGCCCTCGAGGAGGCGGGGGCGACGTGGTTCGTCGACGCCCTCTGGGACCCGGCCACCGCGACGCCCGAGGCGCTCCTCGAGCGCGTGCGCCAGGGTCCGCCCGCGCCGTGA
- a CDS encoding aldo/keto reductase produces the protein MTARHVPGHEGWLRPLPGTGLTVSALALGGGPLGSMPELFGQDVTPERGIDTVRAALHSDIRLLDTSNGYSGGESERRIGAALTAAGGVPEGYVVATKVDPDGADYSGERVRRSVEESRVRLGLDHLPLVHLHDPEFHEFDDLTGPDGAVEALVELRESGVVGAIGLAGGRVQEMARYLALGVFDVLLVHNRWTLVDRSAGPLVAEARAQGMGVLNAAVYGGGILAHQHGGPTTYGYRPAPPQVLAAVDAMRAVCTAHGTDLGTAALQFSLRDERFATTIVGMSRPERVERTLAAAAAPLPDALFDELETHVPPPDSWLDAPFDT, from the coding sequence ATGACCGCACGCCACGTGCCGGGGCACGAGGGGTGGTTGCGCCCGCTCCCGGGGACCGGTCTGACCGTGAGCGCCCTCGCCCTCGGCGGGGGCCCGCTCGGCAGCATGCCGGAGCTCTTCGGGCAGGACGTGACGCCGGAACGTGGCATCGACACCGTGCGCGCCGCGCTGCACAGCGACATCCGCCTCCTCGACACGTCCAACGGCTACTCGGGCGGCGAGAGCGAGCGGCGCATCGGCGCGGCGCTGACCGCCGCGGGCGGCGTGCCCGAGGGGTACGTCGTCGCCACGAAGGTCGACCCGGACGGCGCGGACTACTCCGGCGAGCGCGTGCGCCGCTCGGTCGAGGAGTCCCGGGTCCGCCTGGGGCTGGACCACCTGCCGCTGGTCCACCTGCACGACCCGGAGTTCCACGAGTTCGACGACCTGACGGGCCCGGACGGTGCCGTCGAGGCGCTGGTCGAGCTGCGGGAGTCGGGCGTCGTCGGTGCCATCGGCCTCGCGGGCGGTCGCGTGCAGGAGATGGCCCGCTACCTCGCGCTCGGGGTCTTCGACGTGCTGCTGGTGCACAACCGCTGGACGCTCGTCGACCGGTCCGCGGGCCCCCTCGTCGCCGAGGCGCGCGCGCAGGGCATGGGGGTGCTCAACGCCGCGGTCTACGGCGGCGGGATCCTCGCGCACCAGCACGGAGGGCCCACGACGTACGGCTACCGGCCCGCCCCGCCGCAGGTCCTGGCCGCGGTCGACGCGATGCGTGCCGTGTGCACGGCGCACGGCACGGACCTGGGGACCGCGGCGCTGCAGTTCTCGCTGCGCGACGAACGGTTCGCCACCACGATCGTCGGCATGTCGAGGCCCGAGCGCGTCGAGCGGACCCTCGCCGCCGCCGCCGCACCGCTGCCGGACGCGCTCTTCGACGAGCTCGAGACCCACGTCCCGCCGCCGGATTCCTGGCTCGACGCCCCCTTCGACACCTGA
- a CDS encoding ATP-binding protein, whose product MSDEPQLTAPAAAPPDTHAAPGHAPMPPPVLPPDDALAQPRHGHSLPASHPPDVYVPLRRWVLESPEQLRAMRADLREQLAASAPAPGSGEGSVPDSVVLVTSELATNALAHGRPPAQVHLLVDGHAVLVVVSDGDAAHAPFLAEGREPGEGGFGLQIARRLSSDVGWWTDVAGKHVWATFEDDHLA is encoded by the coding sequence ATGAGCGACGAGCCGCAGCTCACGGCTCCCGCAGCCGCGCCCCCCGACACCCACGCAGCCCCCGGGCACGCCCCGATGCCGCCCCCGGTGCTGCCCCCCGACGACGCGCTGGCCCAGCCCCGGCACGGGCACAGCCTGCCCGCGTCGCACCCCCCCGACGTCTACGTCCCCCTGCGGCGCTGGGTCCTGGAGAGCCCGGAGCAGCTGCGCGCCATGCGTGCGGACCTGCGCGAGCAGCTCGCCGCGTCGGCCCCCGCGCCCGGCAGCGGCGAGGGCAGCGTGCCGGACAGCGTGGTGCTGGTGACCTCGGAGCTGGCGACGAACGCCCTCGCGCACGGGCGCCCGCCGGCGCAGGTGCACCTGCTGGTCGACGGGCACGCGGTGCTGGTCGTCGTGTCGGACGGCGACGCCGCGCACGCGCCGTTCCTGGCCGAGGGCCGCGAGCCGGGCGAGGGCGGGTTCGGCCTGCAGATCGCGCGCCGGCTGTCGTCCGACGTGGGCTGGTGGACGGACGTGGCCGGCAAGCACGTGTGGGCGACGTTCGAGGACGACCACCTCGCCTGA
- a CDS encoding GNAT family N-acetyltransferase → MDAGGPLPGEQRAAPSDTVGPLHPRDRGQAAAVLAAALAADPGYTHLFPVAARREGELRAVYRLTLADGLRHGQVLATKRGDEVTGVLALYPPATYPMPLRRWVRQAGRLVRTAALTREHSPGIIRFGALTSGGVPADSWYVEAFGVRPDLQRAGRGSALLRRFLDATDAAGAPSYLETTNETNLAYYAARGYTDARPPVPLAGGGPLLYPMTRPAA, encoded by the coding sequence ATGGACGCAGGGGGGCCCCTTCCGGGGGAGCAGCGCGCCGCACCGTCCGACACGGTCGGGCCGCTCCACCCGCGCGACCGCGGTCAGGCCGCGGCGGTCCTCGCCGCGGCGCTCGCCGCCGACCCGGGCTACACCCATCTGTTCCCGGTGGCCGCACGGCGCGAGGGCGAGCTGCGTGCGGTCTACCGGCTGACGCTCGCCGACGGCCTGCGCCACGGGCAGGTCCTCGCCACCAAGCGCGGCGACGAGGTGACGGGCGTCCTGGCGCTGTACCCGCCGGCCACGTACCCGATGCCGCTGCGCCGCTGGGTGCGCCAGGCCGGGCGCCTGGTCCGCACCGCCGCGCTGACCAGGGAGCACAGCCCCGGGATCATCCGGTTCGGCGCGCTGACGTCGGGCGGGGTGCCGGCCGACTCCTGGTACGTCGAGGCGTTCGGGGTGCGCCCGGACCTGCAGCGGGCCGGACGCGGCAGCGCCCTCCTGCGCCGGTTCCTCGACGCCACCGACGCGGCGGGCGCGCCCTCGTACCTCGAGACGACGAACGAGACGAACCTGGCGTACTACGCCGCGCGCGGCTACACGGACGCCCGCCCGCCGGTCCCCCTCGCGGGCGGCGGCCCCCTGCTCTACCCGATGACGCGGCCCGCGGCCTGA
- a CDS encoding AI-2E family transporter gives MTTEATPAPGRDRTAGPAGSTYATQPVFGAPVAPGDEGTMPLQHDARRPPRWWGKALAMVVVAVFVGIFAWNALGALQSLLVNLLIAFFVALALEPIVVWLVRHGWKRGGAAAFALLGGLLLVIVVLALFGNLFVQQLVQLVGNVPDLYVSAQTMVQERFDVAVPDVEDLLRQGAEEWGGEVASGALLVGTTILGGVFAALTILLVTYYLLAAGPRFRASICRWLTPHRQNEVLRLWEVTQVKVSDFINTRIVLAAIATAATFAFLAILKTPYSLPLALFTGVVSQFVPTIGTYIGGALPVAVALTSQGVPQALGVLAFILGYQQVENLWLAPKVSARALEMNAAVSFVVVLAFGAVFGALGAFLALPIAATIQAVATTYVQRHELVQSHMLHDPGEVGADHRRGPKTDGTADEAGTADDAARPSDDRPAEADA, from the coding sequence GTGACGACCGAAGCCACACCCGCCCCCGGCAGGGACAGGACGGCCGGTCCGGCCGGGAGCACGTACGCCACGCAGCCGGTGTTCGGCGCGCCCGTCGCTCCCGGCGACGAGGGCACGATGCCCCTGCAGCACGACGCGCGCCGCCCGCCGCGCTGGTGGGGCAAGGCGCTGGCGATGGTGGTCGTCGCCGTGTTCGTCGGGATCTTCGCGTGGAACGCGCTGGGCGCCCTGCAGAGCCTGCTGGTCAACCTGCTCATCGCGTTCTTCGTGGCCCTCGCGCTCGAGCCGATCGTGGTGTGGCTGGTGCGGCACGGCTGGAAGCGCGGTGGCGCGGCGGCGTTCGCGCTGCTCGGCGGCCTGCTGCTGGTGATCGTGGTGCTCGCGCTGTTCGGCAACCTGTTCGTGCAGCAGCTGGTCCAGCTCGTCGGCAACGTGCCGGACCTGTACGTCTCGGCGCAGACGATGGTGCAGGAGCGCTTCGACGTCGCGGTGCCCGACGTCGAGGACCTGCTGCGCCAGGGTGCCGAGGAGTGGGGCGGCGAGGTCGCGTCCGGTGCGCTGCTCGTGGGCACGACGATCCTCGGCGGCGTCTTCGCGGCGCTGACGATCCTGCTGGTGACGTACTACCTGCTCGCCGCGGGCCCACGGTTCCGCGCGTCGATCTGCCGGTGGCTGACGCCCCACCGCCAGAACGAGGTGCTGCGGCTGTGGGAGGTCACGCAGGTCAAGGTCTCGGACTTCATCAACACGCGCATCGTGCTGGCGGCCATCGCGACGGCCGCCACCTTCGCGTTCCTCGCGATCCTCAAGACGCCGTACTCGCTGCCGCTCGCGCTGTTCACCGGCGTGGTCTCGCAGTTCGTCCCGACGATCGGCACGTACATCGGCGGGGCGCTGCCCGTGGCCGTCGCGCTCACGTCGCAGGGCGTGCCGCAGGCGCTCGGGGTGCTCGCGTTCATCCTCGGCTACCAGCAGGTCGAGAACCTGTGGCTGGCACCGAAGGTCTCGGCGCGGGCGCTGGAGATGAACGCGGCCGTGTCGTTCGTCGTCGTCCTGGCGTTCGGGGCGGTGTTCGGTGCGCTCGGGGCGTTCCTGGCGCTGCCGATCGCCGCGACGATCCAGGCCGTGGCGACGACGTACGTGCAACGGCACGAGCTCGTGCAGTCGCACATGCTGCACGACCCCGGCGAGGTCGGGGCCGACCACCGACGGGGGCCGAAGACGGACGGCACGGCGGACGAGGCCGGCACGGCGGACGACGCGGCGCGCCCGTCGGACGACCGCCCGGCCGAGGCCGACGCCTGA
- a CDS encoding SpoIIE family protein phosphatase, translating to MSEQAAGQGAAASGPPADLDTCAQEPIRVPGSVQPHGVLLALSEPDLVVRHASTNVVDLTGLAVEDVVGAPFGAVVGAGAAQAVRAHVRTFGDLRARNPVAVEVEGPGGAVVADAVLHRVAVGGRTLLVVELETATGPRPFSFPNTYQAVRGALERLNHAGSLEDLFDVAAQEVRELTGFDRVMVYRFDADHHGEVVAEARRADLNSFLGLHYPASDIPPQARALYETSWIRIIPDVGYTPAPLVPGVDAASGEPLDLTHAVLRSVSPVHVEYLGNMGVRASMSISLLRDGRLWGLIACHHYAGPHVVPIGVRAAAEFLGSALSLRLVARAQDRELERQLAAQADIARVLTAARNPDRGLAEALAGEDPGLLSVVPAHGLVVVADGRTVTVGDATVDVRALRAWVQAQPDRVTTRTALAESDPELAAALPGVAGVLAVRLPGEQMVVWLRDEHLRDIYWGGDPQNKAIARREGADVRLSPRKSFDRWRETVRGRCEPWAPEHVRAVEDLRSRLLEVLLERNRWQLAAAHAVQLSLLPGRLPEPTGWALQARYVPAAGGRVGGDWYDALELPDGRFAVIVGDVAGHGIGAAAAMGQLRNALRAYLMRGADLREALVDLDELARRTMPDDMATVVAVVVDTSSGDAWIAAAGHPRPLALTADGGADLVTMRVDRPVGVGSGDPQVVRLHIEPGGGLVLYSDGMVDSRSTALAAGLRRLIEHFDRSDPTVPVDIDEVVADCHDLDSKDDMTLLLLCRDADLPAGARP from the coding sequence ATGAGCGAGCAGGCCGCCGGGCAGGGTGCGGCGGCGTCGGGGCCGCCCGCCGACCTCGACACCTGCGCGCAGGAGCCGATCCGCGTCCCGGGGTCCGTGCAGCCGCACGGCGTGCTGCTCGCGCTGTCCGAGCCCGACCTGGTCGTGCGGCACGCCTCGACGAACGTCGTCGACCTCACGGGGCTGGCGGTCGAGGACGTGGTGGGCGCACCGTTCGGCGCGGTCGTCGGGGCCGGCGCCGCGCAGGCCGTGCGCGCGCACGTCCGGACGTTCGGCGACCTGCGGGCGCGCAACCCGGTGGCGGTCGAGGTCGAGGGCCCCGGCGGTGCTGTCGTGGCCGACGCGGTGCTGCACCGCGTCGCCGTCGGTGGCCGGACGCTGCTGGTCGTCGAGCTGGAGACGGCGACCGGCCCGCGGCCGTTCTCGTTCCCCAACACCTACCAGGCGGTGCGCGGCGCGCTCGAGCGGCTCAACCACGCCGGCTCGCTCGAGGACCTGTTCGACGTGGCCGCGCAGGAGGTCCGGGAGCTGACGGGGTTCGACCGCGTGATGGTCTACCGCTTCGACGCGGACCACCACGGCGAGGTCGTCGCGGAGGCCCGGCGTGCGGACCTCAACTCGTTCCTCGGCCTGCACTACCCCGCCTCCGACATCCCGCCGCAGGCCAGGGCGCTGTACGAGACCAGCTGGATCCGCATCATCCCCGACGTCGGGTACACCCCGGCGCCCCTCGTGCCCGGGGTGGACGCGGCGTCCGGCGAGCCGCTCGACCTGACGCACGCCGTGCTGCGCAGCGTGTCGCCCGTGCACGTCGAGTACCTGGGGAACATGGGCGTGCGGGCGTCCATGTCGATCTCGCTGCTGCGCGACGGCCGGCTGTGGGGGCTCATCGCGTGCCACCACTACGCGGGGCCGCACGTGGTCCCGATCGGGGTGCGTGCCGCGGCGGAGTTCCTCGGCTCGGCGCTGTCGCTGCGGCTCGTGGCGCGGGCGCAGGACCGTGAGCTGGAGCGCCAGCTCGCCGCCCAGGCGGACATCGCGCGCGTCCTGACCGCGGCGCGCAACCCGGACCGCGGCCTCGCGGAGGCGCTCGCGGGCGAGGACCCCGGTCTGCTGTCGGTCGTCCCCGCGCACGGGCTCGTCGTCGTCGCCGACGGTCGGACGGTCACGGTGGGCGACGCGACCGTCGACGTCCGTGCGCTGCGCGCGTGGGTGCAGGCGCAGCCGGACCGGGTGACGACCCGCACCGCGCTGGCCGAGAGCGACCCGGAGCTGGCGGCCGCGCTGCCGGGCGTCGCGGGTGTCCTGGCGGTCCGGCTGCCCGGTGAGCAGATGGTCGTGTGGCTGCGTGACGAGCACCTGCGCGACATCTACTGGGGCGGGGACCCGCAGAACAAGGCCATCGCGCGTCGCGAGGGCGCGGACGTGCGGCTCAGCCCGCGCAAGTCCTTCGACCGGTGGCGCGAGACCGTGCGCGGCCGCTGCGAGCCGTGGGCGCCCGAGCACGTGCGGGCCGTCGAGGACCTGCGCAGCCGGCTGCTGGAGGTGCTGCTGGAGCGCAACCGCTGGCAGCTGGCGGCGGCGCACGCGGTGCAGCTCTCGTTGCTGCCGGGACGCCTGCCGGAGCCGACCGGCTGGGCGCTGCAGGCCCGGTACGTGCCGGCGGCGGGCGGGCGCGTCGGCGGCGACTGGTACGACGCGCTGGAGCTGCCCGACGGCAGGTTCGCGGTGATCGTCGGCGACGTCGCGGGCCACGGGATCGGTGCCGCGGCCGCGATGGGCCAGCTGCGCAACGCCTTGCGCGCGTACCTGATGCGCGGCGCGGACCTGCGCGAGGCGCTCGTCGACCTCGACGAGCTCGCGCGGCGCACGATGCCGGACGACATGGCGACGGTCGTCGCGGTCGTCGTCGACACGTCCAGCGGTGACGCATGGATCGCCGCCGCGGGCCACCCCCGGCCGCTCGCGCTCACCGCGGACGGCGGTGCGGACCTGGTGACGATGCGGGTCGACCGGCCGGTGGGCGTCGGCTCGGGCGACCCGCAGGTGGTGCGTCTGCACATCGAGCCGGGTGGTGGGCTGGTGCTGTACAGCGACGGCATGGTCGACTCCCGGTCGACCGCTCTGGCGGCGGGTCTCCGGCGGCTCATCGAGCACTTCGACCGCTCCGACCCGACCGTGCCCGTGGACATCGACGAGGTCGTGGCGGACTGCCACGACCTGGACTCGAAGGACGACATGACGCTGCTGCTGCTCTGCCGGGACGCCGACCTGCCCGCGGGGGCCCGCCCGTGA
- a CDS encoding CsbD family protein, which produces MGLDDKIKHGAEEAQGKANEALGKATGDEEREADGKAQQSTANLKQAGDDVKDAFR; this is translated from the coding sequence ATGGGTCTCGACGACAAGATCAAGCACGGCGCCGAGGAGGCGCAGGGCAAGGCGAACGAGGCGCTGGGCAAGGCGACGGGCGACGAGGAGCGCGAGGCCGACGGCAAGGCGCAGCAGTCGACGGCGAACCTCAAGCAGGCCGGCGACGACGTCAAGGACGCCTTCCGCTGA
- a CDS encoding penicillin-binding transpeptidase domain-containing protein, with translation MGTARSAGRARLRRWAAGGALVALTATTTVACSEGTPDARPAAEALAAALASGEFTDVPFTADAPPPAEVAAVRTAVVEGLGGSTATVEVGDVTLAEDEKTATAGLDVTWDLPGTDADWTYSATAKLVRDDEDEEQPWRARWEVRLLAPDLVAGERLTLTRAVAERGDVLGQGDAVLVEKRPVSRIGIDKTRVAEAELDGAARGLAVALGMDGDAYATRVLGAGPRAFVEAIVVRGGDAAYDVAALGGLPGVGVVPDELPLAPTRAFARPILGGVGAATAEIIEASEGAVAAGDLVGLSGLQRQYDAQLRGTPGTGVMAVAESGSERVLHTSEPVPGEPLRTTLDPTLQQRAEDVVGAVVPAAAVVALRPSTGEVLAAASGPGGEGLSTATVGQYAPGSTFKVVSALAYLRGGLTPDSTVTCPPTVDVDGRTFRNFPGYPSSAQGDVPLRTAFAHSCNTAFIGARDLADQGDLLAAARSLGLEPEADLGFPAFLGTVPDEASATAHAASVIGQGQVLASPLGMATVAASVAAGRTVVPRLVADAAGDVPEDSEGADLPDATPLTAEEAAALQGMMRAVVTEGGAKVLADVPGEPVLAKTGTAQFGGDDDLRNHAWMIAVQGDLAVAVFVGEGDYGSTTAGPLMRAFLAG, from the coding sequence GTGGGAACGGCACGGAGCGCGGGGCGGGCACGTCTGCGGCGGTGGGCGGCGGGGGGAGCGCTCGTCGCCCTCACCGCGACGACGACGGTGGCGTGCTCGGAGGGCACGCCCGACGCGCGTCCTGCAGCCGAGGCGCTCGCCGCGGCGCTCGCCTCCGGGGAGTTCACGGACGTGCCGTTCACGGCCGACGCGCCCCCGCCCGCCGAGGTCGCAGCCGTCCGCACGGCCGTCGTCGAAGGGCTGGGCGGGTCGACCGCCACGGTGGAGGTCGGCGACGTCACGCTCGCCGAGGACGAGAAGACCGCCACGGCCGGGCTCGACGTCACGTGGGACCTGCCGGGGACCGACGCGGACTGGACGTACTCCGCGACCGCGAAGCTCGTCCGCGACGACGAGGACGAGGAGCAGCCGTGGCGGGCGCGCTGGGAGGTGCGCCTGCTCGCGCCCGACCTCGTGGCCGGTGAGCGCCTCACCCTGACCCGCGCGGTCGCCGAGCGCGGCGACGTGCTCGGCCAGGGCGACGCCGTCCTCGTCGAGAAGCGGCCCGTCTCCCGCATCGGCATCGACAAGACCCGCGTCGCCGAGGCCGAGCTCGACGGCGCGGCACGCGGCCTCGCGGTGGCGCTCGGCATGGACGGCGACGCCTACGCGACCCGCGTGCTGGGCGCCGGCCCACGGGCCTTCGTCGAGGCGATCGTCGTGCGCGGCGGGGACGCGGCGTACGACGTGGCGGCCCTGGGCGGGCTGCCGGGCGTCGGCGTGGTCCCCGACGAGCTGCCCCTGGCGCCGACCCGCGCGTTCGCCCGACCGATCCTGGGCGGCGTCGGCGCCGCGACGGCCGAGATCATCGAGGCGTCCGAGGGTGCGGTCGCCGCCGGTGACCTGGTGGGGCTGTCGGGCCTGCAGCGGCAGTACGACGCGCAGCTGCGCGGCACCCCGGGCACGGGCGTCATGGCGGTCGCCGAGTCGGGCTCGGAGCGCGTCCTGCACACCAGCGAGCCCGTCCCCGGCGAGCCGCTGCGCACGACGCTCGACCCGACGCTGCAGCAGCGGGCCGAGGACGTCGTCGGCGCCGTCGTGCCGGCGGCGGCGGTCGTCGCCCTGCGCCCGTCGACGGGCGAGGTGCTGGCCGCCGCGAGCGGGCCCGGCGGCGAAGGGCTCTCGACCGCGACGGTCGGGCAGTACGCGCCGGGGTCGACGTTCAAGGTCGTCAGCGCGCTGGCGTACCTGCGCGGGGGCCTCACGCCGGACTCGACGGTGACCTGCCCGCCGACCGTCGACGTCGACGGTCGCACGTTCCGGAACTTCCCGGGGTACCCGTCGTCGGCCCAGGGCGACGTGCCCCTGCGCACGGCGTTCGCCCACTCCTGCAACACGGCGTTCATCGGTGCGCGCGACCTGGCCGACCAGGGCGACCTGCTCGCCGCGGCCCGGTCGCTGGGTCTCGAGCCGGAGGCGGACCTCGGCTTCCCGGCCTTCCTCGGCACGGTCCCGGACGAGGCGTCGGCGACCGCCCACGCGGCGTCCGTCATCGGCCAGGGGCAGGTGCTCGCGTCGCCGCTGGGCATGGCCACCGTCGCCGCGTCCGTCGCGGCCGGGCGCACCGTCGTCCCGCGCCTCGTCGCGGACGCGGCCGGCGACGTGCCCGAGGACTCCGAGGGCGCGGACCTGCCGGACGCGACACCGCTCACGGCCGAGGAGGCCGCCGCGCTGCAGGGCATGATGCGGGCCGTCGTCACCGAGGGCGGGGCGAAGGTGCTGGCGGACGTGCCCGGCGAGCCGGTGCTCGCGAAGACGGGGACGGCGCAGTTCGGCGGGGACGACGACCTGCGGAACCACGCGTGGATGATCGCCGTCCAGGGTGACCTCGCCGTCGCGGTGTTCGTCGGGGAGGGGGACTACGGTTCGACGACGGCCGGTCCGCTGATGCGCGCGTTCCTGGCCGGATGA
- a CDS encoding 1-acyl-sn-glycerol-3-phosphate acyltransferase, whose product MSARRAVARAYWRVSRWTLRTERVPRDGAGVILGAPHTSNWDFVLMLAIAWEAELPFRWLGKHTLFRGPAGPLMRALGGIPVDRRDPAGLVEDLVARLGDGEHFYLVVTPEGSRSGSGWKSGFYRIARATGLPVTLGYVDRTTMTAGLGPTLTVTGDVRADMDVVRAFYADKAGHTPSRRTEPRLRDEGAADAGTPDPS is encoded by the coding sequence GTGAGCGCCCGCCGGGCGGTCGCCCGCGCGTACTGGCGCGTGAGCCGGTGGACGCTGCGGACGGAGCGCGTGCCGCGCGACGGTGCCGGTGTGATCCTCGGGGCGCCGCACACGTCCAACTGGGACTTCGTCCTGATGCTCGCGATCGCGTGGGAGGCGGAGCTGCCGTTCCGGTGGCTCGGCAAGCACACGCTCTTCCGCGGACCGGCCGGCCCGCTCATGCGCGCGCTCGGGGGCATCCCGGTGGACCGGCGCGACCCCGCGGGCCTCGTGGAGGACCTCGTCGCGCGCCTGGGGGACGGCGAGCACTTCTACCTCGTGGTGACCCCCGAGGGCTCGCGGTCCGGCTCCGGCTGGAAGTCGGGGTTCTACCGCATCGCCCGCGCCACGGGCCTCCCGGTGACGCTGGGCTACGTGGACCGCACGACGATGACGGCGGGCCTGGGGCCGACGCTGACGGTCACGGGCGACGTCCGGGCGGACATGGATGTCGTCCGGGCGTTCTACGCCGACAAGGCCGGTCACACGCCGTCGCGTCGCACGGAGCCCCGCCTGCGGGACGAGGGCGCTGCGGATGCGGGGACGCCCGACCCGTCCTAG